AACCACGCTTTATCAAAATGAGTATTTACGGACTGCAAATGCGTACTATTCCTTTGATAAATATCTGCAAATGTGTCGACATCATGAATCGACACAGCCTGCCTTACCGTATATCCCTTTCGCCGGAGCAGGGATACGTTGTTATCGAAGTTTTCGCCATAATGCAATTGCTGTTGTTCGGGATTAATGGACAGGTCTACCAGCAGGCTATCGGCATGCTGTTGTAATCGCCCCGTGTGCATCGGTTTAAATGCCGCATGAATAAGGGGATGCAGCAGGATAGACGACTCTGAGATCTGCTGTTCTTTGAGATACTGTAAAAACGCAATTTCAAAGCGCTCCTGTACACCATTGTCCAGTACAGAAAAGCTTTTGCTGGAAACAGGCCCCGCAAAACCATTGATTGAACGTGTACCATCAGCACTGGTATATAGTACGACAGGTAGCGCGATGTAGTCATCACGTTCTTCATAAACCAATAAGAAAGGCTCGCCTGGAAATGTACTATGATAATGCCAGGTATGGTTAAAATCAAATGCATGGGCATTGCGGATATAACGATCCCACCGGGAATTGTCATAGATGGTCACATTGATAAAAGACATAATCTCTACTAGTTTTTCAATAAAGCATAAATAAATCAGCAAAAGCAACGGTTAAGTATCCTTTACTTCCACGATGGGGGTAAAAAAAGGATTATGAGTTTTAGCAAATGGCTTGTTTGGGCAAATCAAACACCTGGCGGGGCACAACAGTATGGTATTGTTTTTGTAAAACAGCCATTGAGATAGCGATAATTTGCCATCCCTATGAGAAACCAACCGGAGAGGAGTTATTCCCCATTCATGTTTGCAGAGACCATGACAGCATCACCAACCATACGGTGAGAATACTCAACTATCCATTCAATTTTCCACCTGGGTGACCCATTAAGAGTCAAGGTCTATGCCATAAGGGTAATCGACTGTGAATCAATTGTATATCATAATTGTCACGGCCATGCTAACTCCAATATATTGGAGTTCTCTAACTGCATGTACAAAATGTTGGAGTTTCAGCTTTTCATGCCCTGCATGAAAGCTTATCTGTTAATGAAAGTTGGGCCTATGGAGTTATTCGGTTTGTTACAATGGTTGTTGCCCGGGAACAATACGGGTTTTCAACCGGACCATGATGCTGTAAAAGGGATCAAAAATGAGGAGGAATTAATGGCGTTTATACAGTCAGTACTCAGGCCGTATTTACACACTATTTCCATGCTGATCGGCATTGCTGATGCTAATGGCGCTATCGCTTTTTGGTGGATGCATACTGAACATGCTTTCCTGTTTCCGGAACTACCGGAGCGGGTACCTGCTGCCTGGTTCTCCAACACTACCTCCAACATATTGGAGTTAAATGCCCCGGATCGTAGAGATGCTTTCCAGACCACTTTATTCAAAAATGGTGTAAAAGAGGTGTTGATCCACTCTTTACAAATTCAGCAGAAAAATTTAGGCTTTCTTTGTTTGCTCTCCGATACAAAAAATACTTTTCCGGTTGCAGTACAGGCAATCGTTAACACGTCTGCGGGCTTATTTGTCGCTGCCTGTCTGCAGGTACTACTCATACAGCTGACGGAGGAACACCGGCAAAAAATGACCGGCGCATTGCCCCTGGCAGTGATTAAAGCCGAAATGATTGGAGGTGCCGCTTTGCAACCGGCCCTGCGATTATTATCGCAGGTGGCACCAACCCCTGCTACGGTGTTACTGACAGGGGAGACAGGAACGGGGAAGGAGTTGTTTGCCGCGGCGATTCACCAGGCATCCCCGAGGCGGAGACAACAGATGGTAAAGGTGAACTGTGCGGCCCTGCCAGCGCAGCTGATTGAGTCAGAATTGTTCGGGCATGAGAAGGGGGCATTTACAGGAGCTTTGCAACGGAGGATCGGGAAATTTGAGCTGGCGGATAAAGGCACTTTGTTCCTGGATGAAGTAGGGGAATTGCCCCTGGAATTGCAGGCGAAACTATTACGTGCCATCCAGGAAAAGGAGATAGAGCGACTGGGAGGGAATGAAACGATTAAGGTGGATGTGCGGATTATTGCGGCGACTAACAGAAATCTGGAAAATGAGATAGCGGCGGGGAGGTTCAGGGAAGATTTGTATTACCGCTTGTTTGTATTCCCTATTAAGTTGCCGCCATTGCGGGAGCGGCTGGATGATATTCCATTGTTGTTGCAGCATATTGCAGGTAATGCAGCCAGGCGCTATGAGCGGCATATAAAAGGGATTGATCCGGCGTGTATACCCGCATTGTTAGCCTACCGGTGGCCTGGAAATATCAGGGAGCTGGAGAACCTGGTGGAGCGGGCAGTGATTGCGGCAACAGATCCATACATAATGATTGTGCCGCCGCAGAGCCGGCGGGTTGCATCATCGTCAGATACATCGCCGCCGCCCACTACCTCGCTGGCAGATGCTGAAAGGACAACGATTATTCAGGCATTGCGGCAATGCAATGGAAAGATCAGGGGCCCGCAGGGTGCAGCAGCGATGCTGGATATAAAGCCCACAACCCTGGAAGCCAGGATGAAGAAGCTGGGAATTGTGAAGGAGCATGTGTTGCGGTAGAATGAATGATTTATCTCATGGCGCCTGCATACCCGATGGCAAATTTCACCAGCGCATTAGGCCCTGACAATTGCAGTTTCTTTGTGATGTTATGCCTGTGATTGTCCACTGTTCGTACACTGATACATTTAAATGATGCAATATCCCGGCTACTCATCCCCCTGGCTATCATGCTTAGTATTTTAGCCTCCGTTTTACTCAGTCTGTCATTAATGGCGATCGTGCTTACTTCCTGCAGGGTTATCTTTTCCCTCGTATAATTTGGGGTATCCCTGATATGATGAAACCTGCTGATGCGGGAGTGGATACTTTTGAGTAGTTCCTCGCCGGTAAAGGGTGCGGCGAGGTAATCGTCAGCTCCCAGGTTCATGCCTTTACGCATATTTGCGGGCGTATTCGGGCGGGAAAAAAGGATGAAAGGAGTTGGCTTTAGCACCGAATCGTTTCTAAGGGTAATCAGGAACTGATAGCCTGTAGCATCCTGTACCAGTGCATCGCAGAGGATCAGATCGGGATGATGTTGATGTGCCATTTCTATCCCCTCTATAATATTATTTGTGCTGAGAAGGGCGTATTGCGGTGTAAGCAATTGCCGGATTTTCCGGGTCATGCCTGCATCGCCTGTTACTAAAAGAACTTGCTGGGTAACATCATTATTTACGCCAGGGTCGATATTAGGTGCATTCATGGTATATGGTTTTTCTCATACGGTTGTGATGAGAATAAACAATCGTTGTTGAATCTGATTAATGGTTTTAGGATCGGAATAGAATAATAACAATCTTTGGGAGGCTTTGCAGAAAAGATATGGGGTTTTTTTGAGTGCGAGACCTGCGTAAAGATATTGATTTTTTTTTAGAATGCGTCATCCACTGCGGAGAGCGGGGTAGGCTCCGGGATAAATAGTGGGCTATAAAAAAAGGCGAAGCATTGCTTCGCCTTTTTTTATAGCTGAGGAACCAGTTGGATCGTATTATTTTTGAATGGGTACGATTCCAGCAATTTCACCAGTTTTTTATCTTTTGCAATTGATTTGATGGCATGCAGGTGTTTGCTGTGATGCAGGTCTGTACCGATGTAATCAACCTGTTTATGTTCTATCAGCCATTCTGCTGCCTTCTGAATATGTCTGCCATAGTAGCCTGTGAGTGACAGCAGGTTTACCTGCAGGAGACATCCTCTTTGTTTGAATACCTTGTATTCTTCGGGCGTTGAATGGAAGTAATTATATCTTTCAGGATGGGCCAGTACGGGGCGGTAGCCTTGTGCTGCCAGTTCAAAGAGCCATTGATGTAACTGCGGGGGAGCACTCATAAATGAGATCTCCACGAGGATCATTTCGCCATTCAGCGTCATGAGGGGCGCTTTCATCAGCTCTTCAAAAAACTCATCCATGTAGTATTCTGCTGCATGATGAAACTGCACGGGAATATTCTTTTCGGCAAGGGCGTTCTTTACCTGCTGATAAGGTTCACTGAGTGTTTCGGCAGAGTTTGGATAACGATCCATCATGACATGGGGAGTCGTGATGATGTTCTGTATACCGAGGGAGTGGAGTGTTTCGATGAATTCTACTGAGGTGTCCAGGTCCTGGGATCCATCGTCCACGGCGGGTAACAGGTGTGAGTGAATGTCAGTGCCAATACCCGCCAGGAAAGGCAGGTGCAGTTCGACATTTTCAGGTTTTTTACGAAAGAAAAACATAATGTTTAATTAATCCTCAAAGTTCAGGCCGGAGATTATTTGTTCCAGGTATTGCTGGTCAATTTCGTCGAAATGAGACAGCTGTTCGCTATCTACATCTAACACTCCGATCACTTCGCCTTGTCGAATAATGGGCAGTACGATTTCTGATCTGGAGAGACTGGAGCAGGCGATATGGCCCGGGAATTTTTCCACGTCGGGAACGATGAGGGTAGCTGCCTGTGCCCAGCTGGCACCACATACACCACGGCCCTTTTTGATCCGGGTGCAGGCTACGGGGCCCTGGAAAGGGGCAAGTACCAGTTCATCATCTTTTACGAGGTAAAATCCTACCCAGAACCAGTTGAATTGTTCCTTCAGTGCAGCGACGGTATTGGCGAGGTTGGCCACCAGATCGGGTTCCCCTTCAATAAGTGCGTTGATTTGCGGTATAATCGACTGATATTGGGCTATTTTGTCTCCCTGTACGATACTTAAATCTTCTGCCATAAGCTGCAAATATACGGGAAAGTTAAGATATGGTTCTGACGGCCCCGACAGGGCTTACCACTGCTCACTTTAAAGATAAAATGAACAAATAATTGTCGTATATTCAGTTCTGATATTT
This window of the Chitinophaga sancti genome carries:
- a CDS encoding GNAT family N-acetyltransferase, with the protein product MSFINVTIYDNSRWDRYIRNAHAFDFNHTWHYHSTFPGEPFLLVYEERDDYIALPVVLYTSADGTRSINGFAGPVSSKSFSVLDNGVQERFEIAFLQYLKEQQISESSILLHPLIHAAFKPMHTGRLQQHADSLLVDLSINPEQQQLHYGENFDNNVSLLRRKGYTVRQAVSIHDVDTFADIYQRNSTHLQSVNTHFDKAWFRQILRPSGFDSTLLLACLGTQITAGILLTFCNDMMQLHLAATHEHYLQHAPIHLLLADADGLGRSAGMQYFHLGGMGCKMDVLLASKAITSATYPGFKSWHIPRQQIQHAFMNEYRQCLSIAV
- a CDS encoding sigma-54 interaction domain-containing protein, encoding MELFGLLQWLLPGNNTGFQPDHDAVKGIKNEEELMAFIQSVLRPYLHTISMLIGIADANGAIAFWWMHTEHAFLFPELPERVPAAWFSNTTSNILELNAPDRRDAFQTTLFKNGVKEVLIHSLQIQQKNLGFLCLLSDTKNTFPVAVQAIVNTSAGLFVAACLQVLLIQLTEEHRQKMTGALPLAVIKAEMIGGAALQPALRLLSQVAPTPATVLLTGETGTGKELFAAAIHQASPRRRQQMVKVNCAALPAQLIESELFGHEKGAFTGALQRRIGKFELADKGTLFLDEVGELPLELQAKLLRAIQEKEIERLGGNETIKVDVRIIAATNRNLENEIAAGRFREDLYYRLFVFPIKLPPLRERLDDIPLLLQHIAGNAARRYERHIKGIDPACIPALLAYRWPGNIRELENLVERAVIAATDPYIMIVPPQSRRVASSSDTSPPPTTSLADAERTTIIQALRQCNGKIRGPQGAAAMLDIKPTTLEARMKKLGIVKEHVLR
- a CDS encoding response regulator transcription factor, producing MNAPNIDPGVNNDVTQQVLLVTGDAGMTRKIRQLLTPQYALLSTNNIIEGIEMAHQHHPDLILCDALVQDATGYQFLITLRNDSVLKPTPFILFSRPNTPANMRKGMNLGADDYLAAPFTGEELLKSIHSRISRFHHIRDTPNYTREKITLQEVSTIAINDRLSKTEAKILSMIARGMSSRDIASFKCISVRTVDNHRHNITKKLQLSGPNALVKFAIGYAGAMR
- a CDS encoding tyrosine-protein phosphatase; translation: MFFFRKKPENVELHLPFLAGIGTDIHSHLLPAVDDGSQDLDTSVEFIETLHSLGIQNIITTPHVMMDRYPNSAETLSEPYQQVKNALAEKNIPVQFHHAAEYYMDEFFEELMKAPLMTLNGEMILVEISFMSAPPQLHQWLFELAAQGYRPVLAHPERYNYFHSTPEEYKVFKQRGCLLQVNLLSLTGYYGRHIQKAAEWLIEHKQVDYIGTDLHHSKHLHAIKSIAKDKKLVKLLESYPFKNNTIQLVPQL
- a CDS encoding GAF domain-containing protein translates to MAEDLSIVQGDKIAQYQSIIPQINALIEGEPDLVANLANTVAALKEQFNWFWVGFYLVKDDELVLAPFQGPVACTRIKKGRGVCGASWAQAATLIVPDVEKFPGHIACSSLSRSEIVLPIIRQGEVIGVLDVDSEQLSHFDEIDQQYLEQIISGLNFED